The following are from one region of the Falco biarmicus isolate bFalBia1 chromosome 1, bFalBia1.pri, whole genome shotgun sequence genome:
- the ABCA5 gene encoding cholesterol transporter ABCA5, with amino-acid sequence MAPAAPREAGVWRQTRALLFKNCLIKCRTKKSSVQEVLFPLFFLFWLILMSMMHPHRKYGELGNSNLGTLDTSMLVNFVIGYTPPTRMAREIMKKVAFDNFEDGIITEEYLSEEELQEASASKSSKFVGVVFNDAMSYQLRFHNSIAMSSIYTESRASCSNLQKGCESVTYWSSGFTALQACIDAAIIQLKTNQSVWEQLELTRAVVMGEAAVVEIDNFPRAIILIYLVIAFSPFGYYLAIHIVAEKERKLKEFLKILGLHDTAFWLSWVLLYMSLIFVMSILMAVIATASSLFPQSSAFVIFLLFFLYGISSVFFALMLTPLFKKSKHVGIVEFLATLAFGFVGLNIVLLEDFPKSFVWVLSPLCQCSFLIGVAQVMHLEDYEDGATFSNLYDGPYPLFISLILLVLDSIFYLLVAVYLDQVIPGEFGLRRTPFFFMKPSFWSKHRKNYKELYESSVNGSLSFSEIVEPVPSEFQGKEAIRISCVQKTFRKKGETVEALRNLSFDIYEGQITALLGHSGTGKTTLMNILCGLCPPTDGFVSVYGHKVSEIDEMLEVRQIAGVCPQSDIHFDILTVEENLSIFAAIKGIPQNDLIQEVQKVLLDLDMQPIRDNQAKKLSGGQKRRLSVGVAVLGNPKVLLLDEPTAGMDPCSRHIVWNLLKNRKANRVTVFSTHFMDEADILADRKAVISQGMLKCLGSSLFLKSKWGIGYRLSMHIDAYCNTEATTSLIRQHIPAASLIQENDEQLVYTLPLRDMDKFAGLFSDLDIHSHLGVITYGVSMTTLEDVYLKLEVEAEIDQADYSVFNSQQVQDEMDTKSLDDMEQSLLMLSETKVPAMSNTALWKKQVSTIAKVHFLSLKRENKCVRVMLLLFLIFLIVQILLFFIHHIIKNSVAAIKLSPDLYLLKPGENYHKYRSRLLLQNSTESDIDDIVRSLGSMNILLEMFNDSDYIAAAPHSAALNVLDPEGRQNYVFAVIFNSTMVHSLPVLMNIVSNLLLRSLNVTESIQIWSNPFVQNLPDTIFRLEIYFEAVLLGIIITGMPPYFAMDNAENHKIKAYTQLKIAGLYPSAYWTGQAVVDLPLFFSILVLMIGSLFAFHYGVYFYVGKFLAVIFCLIGYVPSVVLFTYVVSFTFKKVQNTKEFWSFIFSVTALLCTVVTEVAFFLDFYLVTTILHYVFSIFIPIYPLIGCLISFIKVSWKGKEKNGGYYDPWDRLLVAVVAPYLQCVVWLLLLRCFELKNGGRTVREDPFFRKCSTKAKTWKFPDVPHDKNEDGDVKAERLRVQEILSNPKSEEMPAILVSSLHKEFDERKEFLLGRKIKKVATKHVSLCVKKGEILGLLGPNGAGKSTLINMLVGEIEPTSGQVLMGGDSFGLNSEDDSVKFVGYCPQTNPLWPDITLQEHFEIYGAIKGMSQSDVKEVIKRITNALDLKDHLQKTTKKLGVGLKRKLCFALSMLGNPRVTLLDEPSTGMDPKAKQHMWRAIRAAFKNKERAAILTTHYMEEADAVCDRVAILVSGQLRCIGTVQHLKSKFGRGYFLEMKLKETADVQQVEYLQSQISHIFPNANRQESFASILAYKIPKEDVQSLSHSFSKLEEVKHAFNIEEYSFSQATLEQVFVELAKEQEEEDSSFGTLNSTLWWERTQEDRVVF; translated from the exons ATGGCACCAGCTGCTCCAAGAGAAGCAGGAGTATGGAGGCAAACCAGAGCTCTCTTGTTCAAGAACTGTCTTATTAAGTGTAGGACTAAAAAAAGCAGCGTTCAG GAGGTCCTTTTCCCactctttttcctgttttggctGATTCTGATGAGCATGATGCATCCGCACAGGAAATACGGCGAGCTCGGCAACTCCAACCTCGGCACCCTGGATACCTCCATGCTGGTGAATTTTGTCATCGGATACACGCCGCCCACCCGAATGGCACGAGAAATCATGAAGAAAGTGGCTTTTGATAACTTTGAAGATG GCATCATCACGGAGGAGTATTTAAGCGAGGAGGAGCTGCAAGAGGCTAGTGCTTCTAAATCCTCAAAATTTGTGGGCGTCGTGTTCAACGATGCCATGTCCTACCAGCTGAGGTTTCACAATTCCATCGCTATGTCTTCCATTTACACGGAATCGAGAG CCAGTTGCTCCAACCTGCAGAAAGGATGCGAGTCGGTAACATACTGGAGCTCAGGGTTTACAGCTCTGCAAGCCTGCATCGATGCTGCAATCATACAG cTGAAGACGAATCAGTCGGTTTGGGAACAGCTTGAATTGACAAGAGCAGTGGTTATGGGAGAGGCTGCGGTGGTGGAAATAGATAATTTTCCTCGTGCgattattttaatttacctAGTGATCGCTTTCTCGCCATTTGGATATTATTTGGCAATTCATATTGTGGCggaaaaggagaggaagttGAAggaattcttaaaaatattggGACTTCATGACACTGCCTTTTG GCTTTCCTGGGTGCTGCTCTACATGAGTCTGATTTTTGTCATGTCCATTCTGATGGCAGTGATTGCTACGgcttcttccctctttccccaGAGCAGTGCCTTTGtgatatttctcctttttttcctgtatggaATCTCTTCG GTTTTCTTTGCACTGATGCTGACACCTctatttaaaaagtcaaaacatgTGGGTATAGTGGAGTTCTTGGCCACGCTGGCTTTTGGTTTCGTGGGCCTTAACATTGTCCTGCTGGAGGATTTCCCCAAGTCCTTCGTGTGGGTGCTCAGCCCCTTGTGTCAGTGCAGCTTCTTGATCGGCGTCGCGCAG GTCATGCATCTGGAAGATTATGAAGACGGTGCTACATTTTCAAATCTATATGACGGTCCTTACCCACTCTTTATCTCCCTTATTTTATTGGTGCTGGATAGCATATTTTATCTGCTTGTAGCTGTCTACCTTGATCAGGTTATCCCAG GGGAGTTTGGACTACGCCGCACACCGTTCTTCTTCATGAAGCCCTCGTTTTGGTCGAAGCACAGAAAAAACTACAAAGAGCTGTACGAGAGCAGCGTCAATGGCAGTCTGAGTTTCAGTGAGATAGTGGAACCCGTGCCCTCCGAATTTCAGGGGAAAGAAGCCATCAG AATCAGCTGTGTtcagaaaacattcagaaaaaagggggaaactGTGGAGGCTCTCAGAA ATTTGTCCTTCGACATCTACGAAGGGCAGATCACGGCTCTGCTGGGGCACAGCGGCACCGGGAAGACGACGCTGATGAACATCCTTTGCGGGCTGTGTCCGCCGACTGACG ggtTCGTCTCTGTCTATGGGCACAAAGTCTCCGAGATCGATGAAATGCTTGAAGTGCGACAGATAGCCGGGGTGTGCCCTCAGTCCGACATACACTTTGATATATTGACTGTGGAGGAGAATCTCTCCATATTCGCTGCAATTAAAGGAATCCCTCAGAATGATTTGATACAAGAG GTGCAGAAGGTGTTGCTGGATTTGGATATGCAGCCCATCAGAGACAATCAAGCTAAAAAATTAAGCGGGGGGCAGAAGAGGCGGCTGTCGGTGGGAGTTGCTGTTCTTGGGAACCCAAAG GTCTTGTTGCTGGATGAGCCGACTGCGGGTATGGATCCGTGTTCGCGGCACATCGTCTGGAAccttctgaaaaacaggaaagcgAATCGTGTGACCGTTTTCAGTACCCACTTCATGGACGAGGCAGATATCCTCGCCG aTCGTAAAGCTGTGATTTCTCAAGGGATGTTAAAATGCCTTGgatcttctctctttctcaaaaGCAAATGGGGAATTGGCTACCGCTTGAG TATGCACATCGATGCCTATTGCAACACGGAAGCTACAACTTCGCTGATAAGACAGCACATACCTGCGGCCAGCCTGATCCAGGAGAACGACGAGCAGCTCGTGTACACCTTGCCGCTCAGGGACATGGACAAGTTTGCAG GCTTGTTTTCTGACCTGGATATTCATTCCCACTTGGGCGTTATCACGTACGGCGTTTCCATGACGACGCTGGAGGATGTCTATCTGAAGCTGGAAGTTGAGGCAGAGATTGATCAAGCAG atTATAGCGTGTTCAATTCCCAGCAAGTGCAGGATGAAATGGATACAAAATCCCTCGACGACATGGAGCAGAGCCTGCTGATGCTCTCGGAGACGAAGGTGCCGGCGATGAGCAACACGGCCCTCTGGAAGAAGCAGGTTTCCACCATAGCGAAAGTTCATTTCCTTAGTCTCAAGCGGGAAAATAAATGCGTGAGAGTGAT gttgttgctttttctgatttttcttatcgttcagattttattgtttttcataCACCACATCATCAAAAATTCTGTAGCTGCTATCAAACTTTCCCCAGATTTGTACTTGCTGAAGCCCGGAGAGAACTATCACAAGTACAGGAGTCgtctgctgctgcagaactCCACAG AATCGGATATCGATGACATTGTCCGCTCTCTTGGGAGCATGAACATACTCCTGGAGATGTTCAATGACAGCGATTACATCGCAGCTGCACCTCACAGCGCAGCTCTGAACGTGCTGGACCCTGAGGGCAGGCAG AACTATGTTTTCGCGGTCATATTCAACAGTACCATGGTGCATTCGCTGCCGGTTTTGATGAATATTGTCAGCAACCTACTGCTGCGCAGTTTAAACGTGACGGAGAGCATCCAGATCTGGAGCAACCCCTTCGTGCAG AACCTTCCAGACACAATTTTCAGACTGGAGATCTATTTTGAAGCTGTGTTACTGGGAATCATTATTACCGGAATGCCACCCTATTTTGCCATGGACAACGCAGAAAACCATAAG atCAAAGCGTACACGCAGCTGAAGATAGCGGGGCTTTATCCCTCCGCTTACTGGACTGGCCAAGCCGTTGTCGACCTCCCGCTGTTTTTCTCCATCCTCGTCCTGATGATCGGCAGCCTCTTCGCCTTTCATTACGGCGTTTATTTTTACGTGGGCAAGTTCCTCGCTGTG ATTTTTTGCCTGATCGGTTATGTCCCGTCAGTCGTGCTCTTCACTTACGTTGTCtccttcacatttaaaaaagtCCAGAATACGAAAGAATTTTGgtcatttatattttcagtg ACGGCCTTGCTCTGTACAGTTGTCACTGAAGTGGCCTTTTTTCTGGACTTTTACCTGGTAACCACCATCCTGCATTACGTCTTCTCCATCTTCATTCCTATTTATCCCCTTATTGGCTGtctgatttcttttataaag GTCTCGtggaaaggcaaggaaaagaacGGAGGATACTACGACCCCTGGGACCGGCTCCTGGTAGCAGTTGTAGCT CCCTATTTGCAGTGTGTTGTGTGGCTCTTGCTGCTGCGATGTTTTGAGCTGAAGAATGGAGGGAGGACAGTTAGAGAGGATCCGTTTTTCAG AAAATGTTCTACAAAAGCCAAAACCTGGAAGTTCCCGGATGTCCCGCATGACAAGAACGAAGATGGAGACGTGAAGGCGGAGAGGCTGCGAGTCCAAGAGATACTGAGCAATCCCAAAAGCGAGGAG ATGCCAGCGATCCTGGTCAGCAGCTTGCACAAAGAGTTTgatgaaagaaaggaatttcttctggggagaaaaataaagaaagtgGCAACGAAACATGTTTCTCTCTGCGTGAAAAAGG GAGAAATACTGGGTTTGTTAGGACCCAACGGAGCTGGCAAAAGCACGTTAATTAATATGCTCGTTGGAGAGATTGAGCCAACCAGTGGGCAA GTTCTGATGGGAGGTGATTCTTTTGGGCTGAACAGCGAAGATGACTCAGTGAAATTTGTGGGGTACTGTCCTCAAACAAACCCGCTTTGGCCAGATATTACACTGCAGGAACACTTTGAAATTTATGGAGCTATCAAAGGAATGAGTCAGTCTGATGTTAAGGAAGTCATAAAACG CATCACCAATGCCCTGGATTTAAAAGACCACCTGCAGAAGACAACGAAGAAGCTGGGCGTGGGGCTGAAACGCAAG ctctgctttgccctgaGTATGCTGGGCAACCCGCGGGTCACGCTCTTGGATGAACCGTCAACCGGGATGGATCCAAAAGCCAAGCAGCACATGTG GCGGGCAATTCgagcagcatttaaaaacaaggaGAGAGCAGCTATCCTGACCACTCACTACATGGAAGAGGCAGATGCTGTCTGTGACCGTGTGGCCATCCTGGTGTCCGGGCAGCTCAG GTGCATAGGTACTGTCCAGCACTTGAAGAGTAAGTTTGGAAGAGGATACTTcctggaaatgaaattaaaagaaacagcagatgtACAGCAGGTGGAGTACCTGCAGAGCCAGATTTCGCACATCTTCCCAAATGCAAATCGTCAGGAAAG TTTTGCTTCTATTTTGGCGTATAAAATTCCCAAAGAAGATGTACAGTCGCTTTCACATTCTTTTTCCAAGCTGGAAGAAG TAAAGCACGCCTTTAATATCGAGGAGTACAGCTTTTCTCAGGCAACGTTGGAACAG GTTTTTGTGGAGCTGGcaaaggagcaggaggaggaggacagcagCTTTGGCACCCTGAACAGCACGCTGTGGTGGGAGAGGACGCAGGAGGACAGAGTTGTTTTCTGA